CCGGAATCAACCCCGTTGGCCCTCGACTTGAACACCGATTCCGAATCATCAAGCCTGGACGAAGTCTTCGCCGACTTCGACGCCTTGCTCAACTAATCGGAAAAGGAACCAACCCCAGCCGAGCGATCACGCCCGATCGTTCGGCTTTTTTCGTGGTCCGCCCCGAACCTTCCCCGGCCAAAACCTGTCCAACTCCTACCCTTGCGGATTTCGCCGCGATGGATAAAATACCCATCCACCAATTGGTCCCGTAACTCAGTTGGCTAGAGTGCCACTCTTACAAAGTGGAAGTCACAGGTTCGAGTCCTGTCGGGACCACCTTTTTGATGAAAAATCCCTGGAATTCGCCCTCGGTTTGCCGGGGGCTTTTTTTGTGGGGCGGGTGTTCATCGGGTTCGCGGCAATGTGTGCTGGATATTCTGCAAAATGCCATTCCGTGCGTTCGCCGGGGGTTTCTGAGAATATTCAGAACGGTTTTCGAGCGAATGGCCATGGAACACCTGGGGGTTCACGTTGTAGGTGGGTGATGGTGGCCGTCCGCGTCCGCTGCTGTCGGTGGGACGCTGGCGGAGATAGTTGCGGTGGATCAGGGTTTCGATCGCCGAATTGATATCGTCCGCCTTGGGAAATCGGCGTTTTCCGTGCTGCTGGGCGTCCGTCTTCGTAAACTCCTTTTTGTCGTGACGTTTGATCCAATTCAGGATGTAGCGGGCATCGTCTTCGGCGGCGGAATCATTGGCGGCCATCAGATCGAAGGCGTGTTCCGCGTGCGGGATGAGATAGGTCGCCAACTCGATCGCCGCCAGGATCGTGGGCTTCTCGATCCGACCACTCGGCCTGCGATGCTCCGCACAATGCAACACCGCCGCCAACCGGAGCGTGGCCCCGGCGAGTTTGCCGCCCCAATCCTTGATCGACTCCAAAGGACCGTCATCGGCCAACATCGCCTCGATGGATTGCTCCCATTCGACCATCACAGCGGAGGCGTCGCCGGTTAACCGCAACACGTTTTCTCCCTCGATTGCCAACAGGCCACGAATTAGATTCCGATACGCTTCGCGGGTTGGATCGGACATCGGCGGTGGAGCGATCTGTCGGTGGCCGATCTTACTGCGGGGGATTGCATAGCCGAAGCGGGCGAGCAACCCGCGTCCACGGAACGCCGGATTGTCGGCGAGTCCCTGAATCACCGCCGGTTGAATCGTGTAGGCACACGTGAGGGCAGGCCGCTCGATCCGCACCGCTTCCCGCGTCACCCGATTGGAACGTGGATTCTCCCCCGCGTGGCCCTTCAAGTAGATCGTGAAATTCGTGCCACCGTTCTTGTTGTACTTCCCGGCCATCAAGTCGAACACACCACCCTCCGGCGAGAACGAGGCGATCCGCCCGCCTTGCTCCGCCAGAATCTGGGCGACGACTTCTTCGGTGGCATCGTCGATGATCAGGCAGGGCAGTTGCGGTTCGGGCATCTTCGCCAATTCTTCGGCCAACTGACCGGCTTCATGGCGGGCGTGACTGTCGCCAGTGCTGGCAAGTTTCTCAGCGGCTTGCAGTCGCTTTTCGAGTTGCCGCCGTTCCGACTGAGCACGGGCCACGGACACGCGGGCATCTTCGATCATCTCCGCTTCGATTTCTTCCAACGGCCGCATGGCATCGGAGAACACGGCCGACTTGCGATTCGCCGGATCGAGCACCACCACTATGAACACGTTGACCGGCTCCCGCCAACCCGGACGTGGCTCGACTTCCACCCGGCGTGCAATCGTCGAGGCCACCACCGCCATGACCAACATCCCCGCCAAATCCGGTGGTGTCTGCGTCGCTTCGGCTTCCTCCTCGACCCATTGCCGCAGCACGTCCGGCAGAACGTGCGTGGGAAACTCTGGCAGGATGCATTTATCGAGTGACACAATCGACGGCCACTCCTCGACCGTTTCCCGTGGCTCCCACGAACTTGCGGACCGAACCAGCTTCTGCAATTCTTCGACCGTCCCGTCACCGGCGAACCAATCCGACACGTCACCCTTGTCCGGCAGTCCGGGCAGATCGACGACTCGCACTTCGGCGGCGATCCCGTTCAAACTTCGGGCCACCGCTTCGGCGTGGGATCGGCCGGGATCATCGTTATCGGGCAGAATTACGACGTTCCGCCCCGAAAAGTGTCCTGTATATTCTGTAAAATCCTTTCCGGCTCCGCCCGCGTTCGTCGTGGCGATCAATCCGTGAGCGGCGAGACAATCCGCATCCTTCTCGCCCTCGACGACGAACACCCACCGCGTCGGCTCGGCCAACAACCCCGGCAACCGATACGGCACCCGCCGCACATCCTTGACCGACCAATCCCACCCACCGTTGCCGTCAGGCTTTCGCTGGCGGAACGTCTTCGGTTCACATCGGCAGACTTGGAACAACAACTCGCCAGCTTCGTCGTGGTAATCGTAAGTTGCTACGATCGTAGACTTCTTCTTCGGCGGCGGGAGTGAATCGGCTCGGGGCATCAAGTCATTGACCGTCAGACCGACCGCGTCACAGATCGCATCGACTTTGCAACCGGCGAAGCACTTCAACAACACCCGCCCATCGTCACCAGTCCCAATCGACAGACTGGGATTGTGGTCATCGTGAGCCGGACATCGAGTGAGATACCCGTCGTTTTTCGGCTCGGCTTTGTGTCCGATCGTTTGATCCAGGGCGTCGAGGAATTTCGTGATGGGGGTATCGGTCATTGATCGCCCCCCTTCGTGTTCGCCTCGATCCAGGCCAACAAATCCCGCACCGCGTACCGCTTCAAGCGGCCAACCTTCAGACAGGGAATCTCCCCCGCATCGGCCAATCCCCACAACTTGCGGGGTGAGATTGACAGCATCTCGGCGGCAGTCGGTTCATCGACCAACAACGGCATCGTCGCATTCTCATTTCGTTCAGACATCACATGTACCTCCTACCATCTAGGAGTCCGATGCGCGTCTAGACGAATTCCCACCACCCCATGCAGAGTCCGACCGCCCCGTTCTCGTCGACGCAACGCTCCCCACGGAGGTCGCAACCGCCCAGTCAAACGGAATGTGTGCTGGATATTCTGCAAAATGCCTTCCCGTGCGTTCGCCGGGGGTTTCTGAGAATATTCAGAACGGTTTGCTGCGGTTATCGGGTGATGACGGTGCGGGGGAATTTTGTGAGGGGGATGGTGCGGGTGCGGGGTTTGATCGGGAGTTCTACGGAGTCGGCCATGCGGGCGGCGTGCTGCTTGAACTGGAACAGATCGAGACGTTCGATCGCCAATTGCGAGACATCGACGGCTTGCGTTTTCCAGGTGTGAACGGCGACTTGGTTGCGGTCGTCTCGGCGGTGCGTGGCTTCGGTGATGGGAGCCGACGAATCCCATTGCAGCACGAATCGCTCGGCGGAACCGCGAGTGTTCCCGAACCGTTCGATCAAGGTGAAGGCTCCGTCGTCGACGCGAATCTGCCACTGAAGATTCGCCGGATCACTGGGGCCGATCGGCTGACCTTGCTGCGTTTTCGCGAGCATCGTGGCCCATTCGAATCGCTGAACCGACGGCTGTTCTTTCGGGAACCAACACGTCAAACGAACGCTGGCGGCGTCGCTCGGCCACCGCGTGATTGTCCACGAGTACGTGGGATCGGCCGTGTGCGGTTGACGGAAACTCTCCCACAGCACGATCGGATTGCCAATCGAGTCCCCATCGCGAGTTTGCGGAGTGGCAATCACGAGAAATCGGCCGTCCCAATCGAGATAAGTTTGGTCGACGTTCGAGATGCGAGCCGTCAACGTGAGCCGATCGTCATCCAACTGCGGAGCCAACCACCCGCATTGCCATCCGGTCGGTTGCGAATGGTTGTCCACAATCGGACTGACCCGAATCGGAATGGGCTGCGAACGCACGGTTTCCAGCGATTCGGAATCCGGGGAGTTCCGGAACGCCAACACTTCGTTGCCTCGAATGGTCAAATCGAGAAGTTGATTCTTCCATTGCAGCGTCCAGGTTTCCGGTGTGGATTTCGGTGCGGGAATCGTGACGGGTTGCCCGACCATTTTCTCGAACCGTTGCCCCATCGCATTGGCGATCGAGAACCGCGACAGATCGAACAGCCCCCGAAGTTTGGTTCGCAAGCGGTCGGCGTCATCGACATCAACATCACACGAACCGGCGGTTGCATTGGCGATTTGTCCGAACTCCACACGGGCCCGATCCCGTTGATCATCGGGCATGCCGACCCCGACGAGATGCACCGCAACATCCGCCGCATTCGCTTCGGTGATGACATCCGCAACCGTGCGCCGTTTGTCGGCTGCGGGATCGAACTGATAATTCCGTCCGTCCGTAATCACGACCACCGTGCGGTGTCGCATGCCGTTGAGTCGTCCGAGTTGCCGAATGGACTGCGTCAAGGACAGATGCAACGGCGTTTCGCCCCAAGGCAACAGCAGACGGAGTCGTTGGGCGACGAGATCGTGTTCCAGGGACCGAAACCGTCCGGGTGGCAGAATGGTTTCGACATCCTCATACGGACGAAGTTCGGCAGAGCAGGGGAACTGGGAGATGTACCGCCGTTGCCATTGCGGACCGGCCGCCGAGTTCACCCCCGCCGCCACCCGATGCCCGTACAACATCACACCGACGTGCAAGTTGTTGCGATCTTCCATGGATTCGAGAAGTTGCAGCAAGGCCGCCCGAGCCGCATCCAGCTTCCGCACTTCGCCGGTTTGTCCTTCGCGGCTGATGGACTCGGTCATGGAAGCGGAGCAATCCAGCACAAACATGATGGCCTGCTCCTCGAAGTCGCCCCCTTCGACGACCACTTGGGCCGGTCCGATCGGTGGTTGTCTTGTGACGACACTCACGCCGCCCACGGGTTTCAGCGAAAGCGAATCGAAGAAGTGATGACCGCGAAAGTCCGCAACCGCTCGCCAACGTGTGACGTCAACGCCCGTCGGATTCGTCCACTCGACGACTTTCGGTGCTTCGGTTCCTCGACGAATCGAAACGGCGGCTCCGGTCAGATGACGATTTTCATCGTTCAATCCCACGCCAATCGCGACCCGACCTGGTGGCAACTGTTGCTGGAGCAGGGGTGGAATGACCAGCGAGAGTTTGGTTTTCAGCGGGTCATCGGGCAACGCCGCCGGAACCGGGACACCGCGAATCGGCAGACCACTCGTGAGGACCGCTCGACGACGTTCCTTCCGACGATTGATTTCCGCCACTTCCCGTCCGTCACTGAGTGTCGGATGCAGCAACGTTTTGCCGACCGACAGCAACGCCTCCGCAGCCGTCTCGAACCACGGTGGACGCCCCGGTCGGTTGGCGGCGAGGAAATCATCGAGGGTGGAACGGGCTTGTCCGAAGCAGCGAACCGCCCAAGCTTGGTTGTGAACGGTCTGGGCAATTTGATCCGCTTCCGCACACCGCAGCCAAGTGGCGAGGGACCGAAACTTCCAGCCGATGCGTCGCAATTCGGAGATGTTATGCTTCTCGCCATTCGCTTGTCGGCGGCTAAGAGTTTCCGCCACACGCCCCAACCGTTCGCGAAAGATGACCAGTCGATGCCGGAACTCGGTCGCGGTGGGAACCTTGGATAAATCGACCAACGGCGTGCGTTCCGAGGTGATGGTATCGAACAACCAGGCCAACGGAAGATCGGTCTCCGAAACCGGCTCACGAACCCACGGGGGCAAGTCCGGATCGGTCGTGGGCAGCGGTTCGATGTTGTCATCCAACGCGATTAACCGATCGCGTAACGTTCGCCGTTGTTGCAACGGAGTGCGATTGAGCGAATCCACATGACTCGCGAGCAATCCCGTTTCGAGCAGGGTTTCGACCAGCTCTCGGTCCTCGGGAGTTAGCACTTCGGCGGTGAGGAATTGATCGTAGATGCGGTCCAGCGTCGCTTGCACTTCATTGCTACGGGCCACGATCTGCGAGTGCCAATTCTCGACTTGATCCAACCCGATCGAACCCGGTTCCCGCAGGCTGGCATCAATCGTCTGCAACAACTCGACAGTGCCACCCAAAGTCGCGGCGAACAATTGGCGAGGACGTCCCGTGAGCGTATCTTGCAGTCGCATGAGAGCCGGGATCGTGGCCCAAATCCGATCGCGATGACTGAGCAACTCCTGATGGAACTGCGTTTGTCGCTGCAATTCCACGAGGGTTTGTTCGATGCCAAGTTGACTCGTCTCGGCATCCTGCAAAATCTCCGGCGTGCCGATCAAGATCGCATCGAGCAAGTCACGACGAGCCGTCTCCGCATGGGTCAACACGGGAACCAACTCGTGATAATTCCGGGCATCAGCGGGTCCTTGAGCGTCCGAAACGCGAATGCAGAGCTGCGCGAATCGCCCGATCAGCTCATGATGTTCGCGACTCGCTTCAGGAGCCTCTTTGACGACGAGTTCCACCAACCGTGCCAGATCACACGGGAGACTGTCCGACGATTCCCGATACTGTTGCAACGCGGTTTGAAGGTCGGCACACGTGGTGGCATTCCAGACGCTTCGGCGGAACTGCTCGAAACATTGCACTTGGCCTTCGCTCCACAACCCAAGTCGCATGGCGATCGAAGCGTTATACAACTCGACATCACCAACGTTGAAACCACTCGTGACGCTGGGATTCTTCTCCAATTGTGCCAGGCCGATGGACAGATTCGCGTGGAGTTGCCTAGCGGAATTTTTCGTGTTGTTTCCGCCTCGGACCAACGATTCCAGGCGAATCAATTGTGTGGTCATCTCGTGCCAATGCACCGGATGCCGAGTGCACACGCCCAGGGCTCGTAAGCGTTCCCACTGACTCCACAAGCCATCCACCGCTTGCAAGCTGATCGGGTTATTCGAGGACGCGAGATTGCTCGCGGTGCGTTTCCACGTCGCCAGCGAGGAGGGCACCAGACTTTGGATCACCGCCAGATCACTTGGCCCCGCGTGCAACAGTTGGGGAATCTGCCGTTGACCATATCGTTGATGCGACCACAGATCGACTCGCTTCGTGACCCACGTCGACAATTCCTCAAGCGTGACGACATCGTTGCCGTCTCGGTCCGCCTGTCCCGCCAAACCGGATGCCACCGCGAACGCGAACGCCCGAGCTCCACGACCATCCGACACGGTCGCCGTTTGATCGGCAGAACCACCCAACAACACACTGAATTGCCGATACCGATTCTCTCGATATTGGGACTTGAGCCACTTCACTGTGACCGGGCTGAACCGATTCCGAACCATCCCTGCCACCAAGTTCGACCGCGAATCCGGGGCGTCGATCATCAGCAACGTCGAAATTTGTTCGGCGTTGTCGGGAAGTTCCTCCTGCAAACTGACTGCAACTTGGTCGAGAATTTCGGGCAGGGAAACCCAAGTGGTGCTGTCGAGCGGATCGCTTTTCGGTAGGAGAAACGCCGGTTCGTTGGCATCGTTGACACCTTTCGGGGCGTTCAACACCAAGACGAAACACTGAGCGGCGGCGATTTGTTGACGCTGTCGACGGATGACCTCCGCCAACCCGACCAACCCTCCCGAGTCGGCTCGATTCCGAACGGCCAACTTCACAACGCTCGCGGTTTGCCCGTCCAATGCGGCGAATCGTTGCAGGTCTTCCTCACCCCAGCGATTGGCCACCGCATCGGTCGCGTAGCCATCGACGAACACGATCGGCGTTTTCGCGGGAGCATCGAGGGCGGTCACGACGAACATCGCTAAGAACCCGAGAGCAATCAGCAAGCAGACCACGGCGAAGAACTTCGGAACCGTGCGGTTGCGACGCGGTGGCGGGGTTTCGGTTTGCCAATCGTGTGTCGGTACGTGTTCGGGAAGCTTGGTCGATCCCCGCCATGACGACGTCGGTTGCGGTGGGGACTGTTGCGTCGGAACCGGTGTTGCCATGGAATCGATGCCCGCCAAATGAAACGACCGCCCATCGGTTTGCACGCGAAGCATCAAACCAATGGGAAGAGTTCAACGGGAATGTCTCGCTGAACTCGTGCGGAGGTTGAGAGATCTCTTCAGTGCTCATCGGAGTTCCATCGGAGAGACTTGAAACACCCCCGCAGCGTCGGCAATGGCCGCAAACTCTGCCTGACCGTTCATTCGGAAGCAAACGGGAGCGTCAGAAACTCCAGCGGAAATCGAAGGTCATCCGAGCATCATCGAAACCGTCGTTGCCAAGCAGAAAGCCACCGGCGACACCGATCTCGAAGAGTCCCAAATCGCCCGGCGGTCCCCAGGCGTAGCGTGTGCCGAACAGCAGGTTCGAGAACGTTTCGCCATCGACATCCACCACCTCACCGGTGGGCGTGGTCTTCTGCCCCGTGGTGACGGTGTGAGTGATGACTTCCAAGGTCGGCATCATCGCGAAGCAATCGGTCTGGTAGGCGACGGTGCTCAAGCCGAGCCCGTATCGCAGGATTTCCCCGGAGTGCTTCGGGTCGGCTCCCAGCGGGATCCAGTACTTGAGTTCACCGTGCAGGTAAGTCGTTTCCGAGAGTGTGCGGCGGACGAGAATTCCCGGTTCCAACGCGGTATTCCCATTGCCGAGCCCCCGATGAATCGACCCGGTATTTAGGACCGTCGTCAAGATTTGAGCCACTTGCCATTTGCGATTCTTGGCGTTCGTGAGCAGGAACTTTTGCCCCACGATCACGTCGCCCAATCCCGTGGTGTTCGGATTGACGACCGGATCAATCGACAGCAACGGGACTTCCGTGAACACGCTGAACGATTCGCCGCCGATTTCCTGTCGCACGCTGTACCGCTGGTAATCGACGCTGTGCTCCGGAAGTTTCGGCCCTAATTCCGGCTCCGCCCAGAAGTATTCCGAGCGATCGGGAAACGCCAGACCGTAGCGGCTATCGAATCGCAATCGCAATTGAGACAACGGTTTCGCGGAGTCGATGTCGAACAGTGCGAACGGAACCTGTTGGCTGCCCAAACCAAAGTCGCCGGTTTGATGGTTCCAACCCCACGTTTCCAAGTTCGCCACCGCGACCAACCCAGGACCGCCCGGTTCCGCGAGCGGGTCGATGTAAATCTCATCCTGCCAGCAATCCGGACAATCGTCCGTGACCGCGAGCGTTGGTTCCGGAGCAAGTTGCGACGAGTCTTCCACCGCAGGAACGGGAGCCAACTCGAAATTTGGATTCGTGTTGACGGATTCCACTTCTGGGAGATACTCGCCTTCCTCGATCGGATCGGGCAACGGCGGCAACGCGATCGCGTGACTGGCCGTCATCACTGGTGCAACGAAACGCTCTCCCGAGACGTGTGCGTGTGCCTGCGTGACGGTCGCCGATGGTGGCGGTTCGTTGGCGTTCGCACGGGCGTCATCAAGCAGGGCGATAATGCGGTTCCGCGATGCTTCCGGTTCCGCCGCACCGCTGACACTCCATAGCGACAGCATCCACCCCGCCACCGCAAGGAACGGCAGCGTCCGCATTCGTCGTCGGTGATGGAGCCGTTCCCACATATTGATCGATTTCGTGAGGACATCCGAAACCGGCGGAATCCAAGGCAACCCTCGGACCACACACGTCTCTTCCACTATCGACCGTTCCGATGAGGGGACTGAGGCAAAGTTTGCGGAATTTGCGGCCGGAGGGAAATCAACGGGACAAACACGCATCCCGAACGACAGATTGCCTCAAGGTTTGAGCGTCGGCTGCCGCACTTCGAATCCGCAAAACCCGCACAACTGGCACACTTCCTCTGGATCCCGAAGTCAACGTCTTTTCTCCAGAGTTCCCGAATGAATCCGAACGCGGACCGGGAAAAACAGGGAAGACTGAAGTGTGGCAAAAACGCAACATCCGATGCGTTGCCAGCGGTTCGGCCAACGAAAATTGATCGGCTCGAATCACCGGCCATGCATCGGGGTGCTTCTCGTGATTGTTCGAGCCTGGTTGATCGATGCGACATCTTCCCGTTCATTGGCATGAAGGTCTGTTCCTTCGACCTCAACACTTTCAAGCGGCCGATCGGTTCTGGACCGAGCGGTTGCAAACGGCGGAGCAGTGGGATCATCCCTACTGTTACGGGTTGCAATCTTTGGAGTTCAGTCGGGATGCGTTGACGAACTCGCAACTTCAGATCGACCGGATTCAAGCCCGAATGCCCGATGGCACGCTGATCGCGCTCGAACAGGGTCAAACACCGGATCGGCTCAGTCTTCGCAACGCCTGGGCCGATGAGGACGCCGCGACCGTTGATCTTACAGAAGCCTTCCACACGTCGCCCGTCGTTCGTGTCTATCTCGGTGTGCCACGATTTCGGATGGGCACGACGAACGTCTCGCAACTCGGCCAAAGTGAATCTCGCACGCGATTCGTGGAACGCCAAATCGCTTTGCAAGATGAAAGCCAAGGTGGCAACGATCAGACGATCGGCTTGCGAGACCTCAACGTTCGTTTGTTGCTCTCGACCGACGATCTCGACGGCTACGATGTTCTCCCGATCGCTCAAGTGACAAGATCCTCCGCCGAAGGAAGCGTGCCGGAGATCGACTTCCACTACATTCCACCGTTGTTGTCGGTATCGGCGTGGTCGCCATTGGATCGGGACTTACTTCGCGGATTGCACGACCGCATCGCTTACAAGCTCGGTGTGCTGGGTGAGCAGCTTGCCAGTCGCGGTTTGCATATTCAGGCCCAAGAGCCGGGTGATCTCGATCGAATTCTGATGTTGGGGCAACTCAACGAAGCTCATGCCCAATTGACGGCCCTGCTGACATCGCGTCCTCGTCCGGTCGAAGTTTACCGGTTGCTCTGCGAGATCGTGGGCCGGTTGGCGTTATTCAGTCCTCAGCGAACAGTGGCCGACATCCCCGCGTACGATCACGACGACCTGGGCACCGTGTTCCGTCGTCTTCGTGAACTGATCGAAGCAGGCTTGGAGAACGTCCGCGACTACGCCTATCACAAACGTGACTTCCGTGGTTCGGGAGCCGGGTTAACGGCGGTCCTCGATCCACAGTGGTTCCAACCGGATTGGCAATGGTTCATCGGTGTGCATCGCGGTTCCTTGTCGGCGAGCGAAGTCCGGGAACTGCTCAGTCCGGGCATGCTCGATTGGAAGTTCGGTAGTGCCGGGCAAGTGGAATCGCTGTACTCGCAACGGGCATCCGGTTTGGACCTTGTGCCACTCAACCGTGTGGTTCGCGATCTACCAACGCGATCGGCGTGGAGTTTCTACGAAGTCACTCAGAACGAGGGACGTGTTTGGCGGGATGTCGTCGATTCGCAATCGATTGGCGTTCGCATTCGAGAATCGCTGATCGCCAACCCCGAAGAACTTCGTCACGGCGGAACCGAATTGCGAGTGCAAAACGGCCCGCGTGTGGTCTCGCTGCGTTTCGCGTTGTTTGCCGTCTCCGAACCCGATGCGTGAAAGGCGAACGCCCCATGACACCTCGATTCGCACTGGCTGTCGATCCGATTTTTCAGCGTGTACTCACGTTGCTCGATCAGATTGCGCAGGGTCGCACGCTTGATCCCTCCACCGAACAACACGCGATCCGAAAACTGATGGAACGTGGTGAAGCAATCGTCGGCTGTTGTCGTGAGTGGGATCTCACTCGCTATGCGTTGGTGAGTTGGATTGACGAAATGCTCGTCGATACGCCGTGGAACGGTGCGGATTGGTGGAACGACAACATCTTGGAAATCACGCTGTTCAATTCCCGTCTGAGTAGCGAACAGTTCTTCCACTACGCGGCGGAAGCATCGGAGATGCCGCAACGCAACGCGTACGAAGTGTTCTACAACTGCGTGCTGCTGGGCTTCCGGGGATTCTATCGGAGTGGCGAATTGGACCGAGAGTTTTCTCGGTCGATGTCGTATCCGCCCGATCTCGAAAGTTGGTTGCGACAAGCCGCGATCGGGTTGCGACTGCGAGACGATCGCCCCGAGTTGGGACCGCTGGAACGAACGCTACCGGGAGCGGCTCCGTTGACTGGTCGAAAACAGTTCGTTTGGTCGGTCTTGCTCGTGTTGATGCTCGGCATCGTCAACATTGCCGGTTACCACCTGTGGTATCAGCCGTAGCACTCGATCACCCGCTGAACTCCACTTCGCTCGCCGCCAACACCTCACTTGAGTCGATCCCTCTGGGAACACGTCCATGAACGTCCCACAACAGATTCTGAAC
This portion of the Thalassoroseus pseudoceratinae genome encodes:
- the tssK gene encoding type VI secretion system baseplate subunit TssK, whose protein sequence is MRHLPVHWHEGLFLRPQHFQAADRFWTERLQTAEQWDHPYCYGLQSLEFSRDALTNSQLQIDRIQARMPDGTLIALEQGQTPDRLSLRNAWADEDAATVDLTEAFHTSPVVRVYLGVPRFRMGTTNVSQLGQSESRTRFVERQIALQDESQGGNDQTIGLRDLNVRLLLSTDDLDGYDVLPIAQVTRSSAEGSVPEIDFHYIPPLLSVSAWSPLDRDLLRGLHDRIAYKLGVLGEQLASRGLHIQAQEPGDLDRILMLGQLNEAHAQLTALLTSRPRPVEVYRLLCEIVGRLALFSPQRTVADIPAYDHDDLGTVFRRLRELIEAGLENVRDYAYHKRDFRGSGAGLTAVLDPQWFQPDWQWFIGVHRGSLSASEVRELLSPGMLDWKFGSAGQVESLYSQRASGLDLVPLNRVVRDLPTRSAWSFYEVTQNEGRVWRDVVDSQSIGVRIRESLIANPEELRHGGTELRVQNGPRVVSLRFALFAVSEPDA
- a CDS encoding helix-turn-helix domain-containing protein — translated: MSERNENATMPLLVDEPTAAEMLSISPRKLWGLADAGEIPCLKVGRLKRYAVRDLLAWIEANTKGGDQ
- a CDS encoding vWA domain-containing protein; protein product: MATPVPTQQSPPQPTSSWRGSTKLPEHVPTHDWQTETPPPRRNRTVPKFFAVVCLLIALGFLAMFVVTALDAPAKTPIVFVDGYATDAVANRWGEEDLQRFAALDGQTASVVKLAVRNRADSGGLVGLAEVIRRQRQQIAAAQCFVLVLNAPKGVNDANEPAFLLPKSDPLDSTTWVSLPEILDQVAVSLQEELPDNAEQISTLLMIDAPDSRSNLVAGMVRNRFSPVTVKWLKSQYRENRYRQFSVLLGGSADQTATVSDGRGARAFAFAVASGLAGQADRDGNDVVTLEELSTWVTKRVDLWSHQRYGQRQIPQLLHAGPSDLAVIQSLVPSSLATWKRTASNLASSNNPISLQAVDGLWSQWERLRALGVCTRHPVHWHEMTTQLIRLESLVRGGNNTKNSARQLHANLSIGLAQLEKNPSVTSGFNVGDVELYNASIAMRLGLWSEGQVQCFEQFRRSVWNATTCADLQTALQQYRESSDSLPCDLARLVELVVKEAPEASREHHELIGRFAQLCIRVSDAQGPADARNYHELVPVLTHAETARRDLLDAILIGTPEILQDAETSQLGIEQTLVELQRQTQFHQELLSHRDRIWATIPALMRLQDTLTGRPRQLFAATLGGTVELLQTIDASLREPGSIGLDQVENWHSQIVARSNEVQATLDRIYDQFLTAEVLTPEDRELVETLLETGLLASHVDSLNRTPLQQRRTLRDRLIALDDNIEPLPTTDPDLPPWVREPVSETDLPLAWLFDTITSERTPLVDLSKVPTATEFRHRLVIFRERLGRVAETLSRRQANGEKHNISELRRIGWKFRSLATWLRCAEADQIAQTVHNQAWAVRCFGQARSTLDDFLAANRPGRPPWFETAAEALLSVGKTLLHPTLSDGREVAEINRRKERRRAVLTSGLPIRGVPVPAALPDDPLKTKLSLVIPPLLQQQLPPGRVAIGVGLNDENRHLTGAAVSIRRGTEAPKVVEWTNPTGVDVTRWRAVADFRGHHFFDSLSLKPVGGVSVVTRQPPIGPAQVVVEGGDFEEQAIMFVLDCSASMTESISREGQTGEVRKLDAARAALLQLLESMEDRNNLHVGVMLYGHRVAAGVNSAAGPQWQRRYISQFPCSAELRPYEDVETILPPGRFRSLEHDLVAQRLRLLLPWGETPLHLSLTQSIRQLGRLNGMRHRTVVVITDGRNYQFDPAADKRRTVADVITEANAADVAVHLVGVGMPDDQRDRARVEFGQIANATAGSCDVDVDDADRLRTKLRGLFDLSRFSIANAMGQRFEKMVGQPVTIPAPKSTPETWTLQWKNQLLDLTIRGNEVLAFRNSPDSESLETVRSQPIPIRVSPIVDNHSQPTGWQCGWLAPQLDDDRLTLTARISNVDQTYLDWDGRFLVIATPQTRDGDSIGNPIVLWESFRQPHTADPTYSWTITRWPSDAASVRLTCWFPKEQPSVQRFEWATMLAKTQQGQPIGPSDPANLQWQIRVDDGAFTLIERFGNTRGSAERFVLQWDSSAPITEATHRRDDRNQVAVHTWKTQAVDVSQLAIERLDLFQFKQHAARMADSVELPIKPRTRTIPLTKFPRTVITR
- a CDS encoding DUF3987 domain-containing protein, yielding MTDTPITKFLDALDQTIGHKAEPKNDGYLTRCPAHDDHNPSLSIGTGDDGRVLLKCFAGCKVDAICDAVGLTVNDLMPRADSLPPPKKKSTIVATYDYHDEAGELLFQVCRCEPKTFRQRKPDGNGGWDWSVKDVRRVPYRLPGLLAEPTRWVFVVEGEKDADCLAAHGLIATTNAGGAGKDFTEYTGHFSGRNVVILPDNDDPGRSHAEAVARSLNGIAAEVRVVDLPGLPDKGDVSDWFAGDGTVEELQKLVRSASSWEPRETVEEWPSIVSLDKCILPEFPTHVLPDVLRQWVEEEAEATQTPPDLAGMLVMAVVASTIARRVEVEPRPGWREPVNVFIVVVLDPANRKSAVFSDAMRPLEEIEAEMIEDARVSVARAQSERRQLEKRLQAAEKLASTGDSHARHEAGQLAEELAKMPEPQLPCLIIDDATEEVVAQILAEQGGRIASFSPEGGVFDLMAGKYNKNGGTNFTIYLKGHAGENPRSNRVTREAVRIERPALTCAYTIQPAVIQGLADNPAFRGRGLLARFGYAIPRSKIGHRQIAPPPMSDPTREAYRNLIRGLLAIEGENVLRLTGDASAVMVEWEQSIEAMLADDGPLESIKDWGGKLAGATLRLAAVLHCAEHRRPSGRIEKPTILAAIELATYLIPHAEHAFDLMAANDSAAEDDARYILNWIKRHDKKEFTKTDAQQHGKRRFPKADDINSAIETLIHRNYLRQRPTDSSGRGRPPSPTYNVNPQVFHGHSLENRSEYSQKPPANARNGILQNIQHTLPRTR
- a CDS encoding transporter family protein, with amino-acid sequence MEETCVVRGLPWIPPVSDVLTKSINMWERLHHRRRMRTLPFLAVAGWMLSLWSVSGAAEPEASRNRIIALLDDARANANEPPPSATVTQAHAHVSGERFVAPVMTASHAIALPPLPDPIEEGEYLPEVESVNTNPNFELAPVPAVEDSSQLAPEPTLAVTDDCPDCWQDEIYIDPLAEPGGPGLVAVANLETWGWNHQTGDFGLGSQQVPFALFDIDSAKPLSQLRLRFDSRYGLAFPDRSEYFWAEPELGPKLPEHSVDYQRYSVRQEIGGESFSVFTEVPLLSIDPVVNPNTTGLGDVIVGQKFLLTNAKNRKWQVAQILTTVLNTGSIHRGLGNGNTALEPGILVRRTLSETTYLHGELKYWIPLGADPKHSGEILRYGLGLSTVAYQTDCFAMMPTLEVITHTVTTGQKTTPTGEVVDVDGETFSNLLFGTRYAWGPPGDLGLFEIGVAGGFLLGNDGFDDARMTFDFRWSF